The Apium graveolens cultivar Ventura chromosome 6, ASM990537v1, whole genome shotgun sequence genome contains a region encoding:
- the LOC141664026 gene encoding CHD3-type chromatin-remodeling factor PICKLE-like: protein MSSLVERLRVRSERKPVYNLDDSEDDSDVAEGKSKNAKTFEKIVRADVKVDLCQTCDAEGDLLSCESCTYAYHPKCLIPPLKAPFPSGWRCPECVSPLNDIDKILDCKMRPTAAADSDASDLGSKQIFVKQYLVKWKGLSYLHCTWVPEKDLVKAFKVHPRLRIKFNNFQRHMSSTNSDDEFVAIRPEWTTVDRIVARRGAEDEKEYLVKWKELPYDECSWEFQSDISSFQSEIDKFNKIRSRYGKETVKKPKSSRDAALKAKQKEFQQYEKSPEFLTGGSLHPYQLEGLNFLRFSYNKQTHVILADEMGLGKTIQSIAFLASLFKENISPHLVVAPLSTLRNWEREFATWAPQMNVVMYVGSSQARHVIREYEFYFPKKLTKNKKKKPSQSSAESKQARIKFDVLLTSYEMINLDSASLKPIKWECMIVDEGHRLKNKDSKLFISLKQYATRHRTLLTGTPLQNNLDELFMLMHFLDAGKFGSLEEFQEEFKDINQEEQISRLHKMLAPHLLRRVKKDVMKELPPKRELILRVDLSSKQKEYYKAILTRNYQLLTRRGGAQISLINVVMELRKLCCHAFMLEGVEPQDTTEFNKQLLECSGKLNLMDKMMVKLKEQGHRVLIYTQFQHMLDLLEDYCNYQKWQYERIDGTVAGAERQIRIDRFNAKNSSRFCFLLSTRAGGLGINLATADTVIIYDSDWNPHADLQAMARAHRLGQTNKVMIFRLITRGTIEERMMQMTKKKMVLEHLVVGKLKTQNINQEELDDIIKYGSKELFSDENDEAGKSRQIHYDDAAIDRLLDRDQVVAEEATLDEEEDGFLKAFKVANFEYIEETESKVKDEAQILETDNKPTANNSERANYWEELLKDRFEEHKVEEFSAMGKGKRSRKQMVSVDDDDLAGLEDISSNGEDDNYDAEHTDDGTDSEIIEATLVRRTSKKKSRVDSVPPPLMEGEGKSFKVLGFTPNQRATFVQILMRFGVGDFDWAEFTPRLKQKTFEEIHAYGKLFLTHIAEEINDSPTFSDGVPKEGLRIQDVLVRIAILLLMKEKIESSSKLHGVPLFSDDIVHRLPGLRCGKFWKGEHDLLLLRAVLKHGYGRWQAIVDDKESRVQELICHELNMPYINLPVPGAQPQVSVASGSQALGAGAEGFQAQGINISASETMICNSKTLVGGNGPGTDVTKGAGDGTNRAQVYQDFSSLLSNFREMQRRQVEFIKKRLLLLEKAVNAEYQKEVFADESTNEIPARDMETEPIVADIVAPDVKENNSDFSECLPHLDVISPEEISAAACDDKTHRMDMAHLYNKMCNVLDQNVHDFVEAHLTSKPVGPNLRQSLLPLESVYHSICQNLHSGQQSFPGAESITLKRDKLSSSEANKHNQKADIETKAKVPAEVQPTTESVKEKTSSACDVKTTDFCSLDRKPASTNGTGGDVEMEEAESEHAVDSDNAASRSTEKKGPDVIYLDD from the exons ATGAGCAGTTTGGTTGAGAGGCTTCGTGTTAGATCGGAACGCAAACCGGTTTACAATTTAGATGACTCAGAAGATGATTCTGATGTTGCAGAAGGAAAATCGAAAAATGCCAAGACATTTGAAAAGATAGTCAGAGCTGATGTG AAAGTTGATTTATGCCAAACTTGTGATGCCGAGGGAGATCTTTTGTCCTGCGAAAGTTGTACTTATGCATACCATCCGAAATGTCTGATTCCTCCATTAAAAGCTCCTTTTCCTAGCGGCTGGAGGTGCCCTGAATGT GTTAGCCCCTTAAATGATATTGACAAGATCTTGGACTGTAAAATGCGTCCTACTGCTGCTGCTGATAGTGATGCCTCTGATCTGGGGTCGAAGCAAATATTCGTAAAGCAGTATCTTGTAAAGTGGAAAGGATTGTCGTACCTTCATTGTACATG GGTACCTGAGAAAGATCTTGTCAAAGCATTCAAGGTGCATCCTCGTTTAAGAATAAAATTTAACAACTTTCAGCGTCACATGTCATCTACTAATTCCGACGATGAGTTTGTGGCTATTAGACCAGAGTGGACTACAGTTGATCGGATTGTTGCCCGCAG AGGTGCTGAAGATGAGAAGGAATACCTAGTAAAATGGAAGGAACTTCCTTATGATGAATGTTCATGGGAGTTCCAATCTGATATCTCCTCATTTCAGTCAGAAATtgataaatttaataaaataaggtctAGATATGGGAAAGAAACAGTAAAAAAGCCAAAGAGCAGTCGTGATGCAGCACTTAAAGCAAAACAGAAAGAGTTTCAACAGTATGAAAAGAGCCCTGAATTTCTTACCGGTG GTTCTTTGCATCCGTATCAGCTTGAAGGATTAAACTTTTTAAGATTTTCTTACAACAAGCAAACACATGTCATACTAGCAGATGAGATGGGCCTTG GGAAAACTATACAAAGCATAGCTTTCTTAGCTTCTctttttaaagaaaatatatcTCCACATCTAGTAGTGGCTCCACTTTCCACACTGCGCAACTGGGAACGTGAATTTGCCACATGGGCTCCTCAAATGAACGTT GTTATGTATGTAGGCTCTTCACAAGCTCGGCATGTTATTCGGGAATATGAGTTTTACTTTCCCAAAAAACTTacaaaaaacaagaaaaagaagCCAAGTCAATCTTCAGCTGAAAGTAAGCAAGCAAGGATCAAATTCGATGTGCTTTTAACATCATACGAAATGATCAACTTAGACAGCGCATCGCTGAAACCTATAAAGTGGGAGTGCATG ATCGTTGATGAAGGTCACCGACTGAAGAATAAGGACTCGAAGTTGTTTATTTCATTAAAGCAATACGCTACAAGACATCGCACTCTTCTGACTGGAACTCCTCTGCAG AACAATTTGGATGAACTTTTCATGCTTATGCATTTCCTTGATGCTGGAAAG TTCGGAAGTTTAGAGGAGTTCCAAGAGGAGTTTAAGGATATCAATCAAGAAGAGCAGATATCAAGGCTTCACAAGATGTTAGCACCACATCTGCTTAGAA GAGTGAAGAAAGATGTAATGAAGGAGCTACCCCCTAAAAGGGAACTTATTTTACGTGTTGATTTGAGTAGCAAGCAGAAGGAATATTACAAGGCAATTTTGACACGGAATTATCAGCTTCTGACTCGTCGAGGCGGAGCTCAG ATCTCCTTGATTAATGTTGTAATGGAATTGCGGAAGCTTTGTTGTCATGCATTCATGTTAGAAGGAGTTGAGCCGCAAGATACAACTGAATTTAACAA ACAGCTGCTTGAATGTTCTGGAAAATTAAATCTTATGGATAAGATGATGGTGAAATTAAAAGAACAAGGACATAGGGTTTTAATATACACACAGTTTCAGCATATGTTGGATTTGCTTGAAGATTATTGTAACTATCAG AAATGGCAATATGAAAGAATTGATGGAACTGTAGCGGGAGCTGAGAGGCAAATTCGAATTGATAGGTTCAATGCTAAAAATTCCTCCAGATTCTGTTTTCTGCTATCTACCCGAGCTGGGGGTTTGGGGATAAACCTTGCAACTGCTGATACGGTCATTATATATGACAG TGATTGGAATCCTCATGCTGATTTACAAGCAATGGCTAGAGCTCATAGACTTGGTCAGACAAACAAg GTGATGATTTTTAGGCTTATAACCAGAGGAACAATTGAAGAAAGGATGATGCAGATGACCAAGAAAAAAATGGTTTTAGAGCATCTAGTTGTCGGCAAGCTAAAGACCCAAAATATAAACCAG GAAGAACTGGATGACATCATCAAGTATGGGTCAAAAGAATTGTTTTCTGATGAGAATGACGAGGCTGGAAAATCCCGACAAATTCATTATGATGATGCTGCGATAGATAG ATTACTAGATCGTGATCAAGTTGTTGCTGAAGAAGCCACCTTGGATGAAGAAGAAGATGGATTTTTGAAGGCCTTTAAG GTAGCAAATTTTGAGTATATTGAGGAGACAGAATCTAAAGTGAAGGATGAAGCTCAAATTCTTGAAACAGATAACAAACCTACTGCAAACAATTCTGAAAGAGCAAATTACTGGGAGGAGCTGTTGAAAGATAGATTTGAAGAGCACAAAGTTGAGGAGTTTAGTGCCATGGGAAAGGGGAAGAGAAGCCGCAAACAG ATGGTCTCTGTTGATGACGATGATCTTGCTGGCCTGGAAGATATAAGTTCTAATGGTGAAGATGATAATTATGATGCTGAACATACTGATGATGGAACTGATAGTGAGATAATTGAAGCTACACTTGTTAGAAGGACTTCAAAAAAGAAATCCCGGG TTGATAGTGTACCTCCTCCTCTGATGGAAGGAGAGGGAAAATCTTTCAAAGTCCTTGGATTTACTCCAAATCAAAGAGCTACATTTGTCCAAATTCTTATGAG ATTTGGAGTTGGGGATTTTGACTGGGCAGAGTTTACACCACGACTGAAGCAGAAGACATTCGAAGAAATACATGC TTATGGGAAACTTTTCTTAACGCACATTGCAGAGGAGATCAATGACTCTCCTACATTTTCTG ATGGCGTTCCAAAAGAAGGATTAAGGATACAAGATGTCCTTGTAAGGATTGCAATCTTACTCCTCATGAAAGAGAAA ATAGAGAGTTCATCAAAATTGCACGGTGTACCCCTTTTCAGTGACGATATTGTACATCGGTTGCCAGGGTTGAGATGTGGAAAATTTTGGAAGGGAGAGCATGACCTTTTACTTCTCCGTGCAGTACTAAA ACATGGTTATGGGAGATGGCAAGCTATTGTCGATGATAAGGAATCAAGAGTTCAGGAGCTGATCTGTCATGAGCTGAATATGCCTTACATAAACCTTCCTGTTCCAGGAGCTCAACCACAAGTTTCTGTAGCCAGTGGTTCTCAAGCACTAGGTGCTGGCGCTGAAGGTTTTCAGGCACAAGGCATAAATATTTCTGCCTCTGAAACAATGATTTGCAATTCAAAGACATTAGTTGGTGGGAATGGTCCGGGAACTGATGTTACGAAGGGAGCCGGTGATGGCACCAATCGAGCACAAGTCTATCAGGACTTTTCTTCTCTTCTATCTAATTTTAGAGAAATGCAGCGAAGACAGGTTGAGTTTATCAAGAAACGGCTGCTGCTTTTGGAGAAAGCAGTCAATGCAGAATATCAGAAAGAAGTTTTT GCTGATGAAAGTACTAATGAGATTCCTGCCAGAGACATGGAGACTGAGCCAATTGTAGCCGATATAGTAGCTCCTGATGTCAAGGAGAATAACTCTGATTTTTCTGAATGTTTGCCTCATCTAGATGTAATCT CTCCAGAAGAAATATCAGCAGCTGCTTGTGATGATAAAACACATCGTATGGATATGGCTCATCTTTATAACAAG ATGTGCAATGTACTGGATCAGAATGTCCACGATTTTGTTGAAGCACATTTGACTAGTAAACCAGTTGGGCCTAATTTGAGACAAAGCCTTCTTCCATTAGAATCAGTTTACCATAGCATATGCCAAAATCTGCATTCTGGGCAGCAGAGTTTTCCTGGTGCAGAATCCATTACGTTGAAAAGAGATAAACTATCATCCTCTGAAGCAAACAAGCATAATCAGAAGGCTGATATAGAAACAAAGGCCAAGGTTCCTGCAGAAGTTCAGCCAACAACTGAATCAGTGAAAGAAAAGACCAGTTCTGCATGTGATGTCAAGACAACTGACTTCTGTTCACTTGATAGAAAACCTGCTTCAACCAATGGCACTGGAGGTGATGTTGAGATGGAAGAGGCAGAGTCAGAGCATGCAGTTGATTCTGATAATGCTGCATCACGAAGTACTGAGAAAAAAGGTCCTGATGTTATATATTTGGACGATTGA